Proteins from one Psilocybe cubensis strain MGC-MH-2018 chromosome 11, whole genome shotgun sequence genomic window:
- a CDS encoding Calcium permeable stress-gated cation channel 1 → MSADLLGALLAVVGDEPDSGGGGSDEPGKLPPGSPPTLKFEGPWFTTQLTISLTVGVLSFLIFSYCRTRWPLLFAPRTKLKGFSPHEAHAHQAFFGWIMPTIRTSEFTVLQIVGLDAAVLLNFFKMSFYLFSLCSMFAVCILMPINWKRNKHLLDDDDDDWPGGDNSTWPLILHHLPILTTSFSFSEPPSNPNTNHTSPLPPDWLDLISDATTYLSTHLLLTYLFTILALILAARTYRRFLRARQLFSLELVHSIPARTVLLTGIPRTLRAERRLAEYWENMGLGVESVSLVREVGGLKGLLDERTKRLLALERCWVDYVGNPSTLESYDPESSGVAPLVDIDIEDQQSSQQNRLVVPHRPRPTLRARWFGPKVDALEHLEARFLAADARVKRTRRTGKFRPTSSAFITFEKMSSAQIALQVAHSPLPPSTSSSGEDALQMHTYPAPEPRDIVWSNMSLSPRALLVRDALVTASLGLLFFFWFFPITSLAGLLSYEEVKKTVPWLGRLIDRREDVRAVVQNSLPSVAMISLNGALPFILEGLTYVQGYRARSWVEFSLLKKYFLFLLVNVVFIFLFATTYWQLVQDLANSPAKVPEKLAIALQAGRARHFFLSYVILQGIGIMPLQLLNLGVIIPRVFYRVFYTRTPRDFAELNAPPMINYGVVYPQAILMFVITMLYSIVQPLIVIFGAVYFGVGYVVYKYKLLFVFYKPYESQGQAWPITYIRLIWGLVIYLLFMIGIFTLRHSYILSTLLLPLLAYTLLCGWYTHRRLRPLSKYVALSEVFEVQRGEEGAEVQRLREGHPVTWSQSHLNRRRYAQNDDTLYVAPEDERTDYSQPPMANWYSGVLNTGKRRYGHPALNGVLPEPWLPLKKGQALVNSAHHHHRGEHQQAGGGDQAVVLTLRKRYSVSGRSRRLSQEGAAAAGGVGVGGNANGNGGAGGILADPSAMFDPWQGAASASTSSHAAGPSGQPQQRPHSHPTPRRAHTHPHALSHRLSYDHASGVIMLPDDGAWLSDHSHSSDDDDDDDSEVDYGVQGARANGLALSESMISEGAESEAAAAAMEAGEGVPLGLGGVGGSSSTFTSASASAGAAAGTGAGVGTGASTSGGGAAGAGTGTGTAGPGAVMGMAGLGQSIGQRLSRYGTYFHHPERRRTGSIANVSAAATANANAAAASSAGGSVKLPGAFPTR, encoded by the exons ATGTCTGCCGACCTGCTCGGCGCGCTCCTCGCCGTGGTCGGCGATGAGCCAGATAGCGGAGGCGGGGGCAGCGACGAGCCAGGCAAACTTCCCCCCGGCTCCCCACCTACCC TGAAATTCGAAGGACCTTGGTTCACGACGCAGCTGACGATCTCGCTGACAGTCGGCGTGctctcttttctcatattttCGTACTGTCGGACGCGATGGCCTCTTCTTTTTGCCCCGCGCACAAAGCTCAAAG GCTTCTCGCCGCACGAGGCGCACGCGCACCAGGCGTTCTTTGGCTGGATCATGCCCACCATCCGCACCTCAGAGTTTACCGTGCTCCAGATCGTGGGGCTCGACGCCGCCGTG TTGCTCAACTTTTTCAAGATGTCGTTTTACCTCTTCTCGCTGTGCTCAATGTTCGCCGTGTGCATCCTCATGCCCATCAACTGGAAG cgaaacaaacatctactggacgacgacgacgacgactggCCAGGCGGCGACAATTCCACCTGGCCTCTCATCCTACATCACCTCCCAATCCTAaccacctccttctccttctccgagCCCCCCTCCAACCCAAACACCAACCACACCTCCCCTCTCCCACCTGACTGGCTCGACCTCATCTCCGACGCCACAACCTACCTCTCCACACACCTCCTCCTAACTTACCTCTTCACTATACTCGCCCTCATCCTCGCAGCACGTACCTACCGGCGTTTCTTGCGCGCACGCCAGCTCTTTTCCTTGGAACTCGTGCACTCCATCCCAGCACGCACCGTCCTCCTCACTGGAATCCCCCGCACACTGCGCGCCGAACGCCGGTTGGCAGAGTACTGGGAGAACATGGGGCTGGGCGTCGAGAGCGTCAGCCTCGTGCGCGAGGTCGGCGGCCTCAAGGGGCTGCTCGACGAGCGCACGAAGAGGCTATTGGCGCTCGAGAGGTGCTGGGTCGATTACGTCGGCAACCCCAGCACGTTGGAATCGTACGACCCCGAATCGTCTGGTGTCGCTCCTTTagtcgacatcgacattgaaGACCAGCAATCGAGTCAGCAAAATCGACTGGTGGTCCCCCACCGCCCACGGCCAACCCTGCGCGCGCGCTGGTTCGGGCCCAAAGTCGACGCGCTCGAACACCTCGAAGCGCGCTTCCTCGCCGCTGACGCGCGTGTCAAACGCACACGGCGTACAGGGAAATTCCGGCCCACGTCCTCCGCGTTCATCACCTTCGAAAAGATGTCGTCCGCTCAGATCGCTCTACAAGTTGCCCACTCTCCTCTAcccccctccacctcctcctcggGTGAAGATGCACTGCAAATGCACACATATCCCGCCCCAGAGCCGCGCGACATCGTTTGGTCTAACATGTCCCTCTCCCCGCGCGCGCTCCTCGTGCGCGACGCCCTCGTCACCGCCTCGCTCggcctcctcttcttcttctggttcTTCCCTATTACAAGTCTCGCTGGGCTGCTCAGCTACGAGGAGGTGAAAAAGACTGTGCCGTGGCTTGGGCGCCTCATCGATCGCAGGGAAGACGTGCGCGCTGTGGTTCAGAATTCATTGCCCAGTGTGGCAATGATCTCGCTGAACGGCGCGTTGCCATTTATTTTGGAGG GTCTGACGTATGTACAGGGATACCGCGCACGAAGCTGGGTTGAATTCTCCTTACTCAAAAA ATACTTCCTATTCCTCCTCGTCAATGTCGTctttatcttcctcttcgccaCAACATATTGGCAACTCGTTCAAGACCTCGCCAACTCGCCTGCAAAGGTTCCTGAGAAGCTCGCAATTGCGCTGCAAGCGGGAAGGGCGAGGCATTTCTTTTTGAGTTATGTTATTTTGCAGG GGATAGGCATTATGCCGCTGCAGCTGCTCAATCTGGGTGTGATCATCCCCCGCGTGTTTTATAGGGTGTTTTATACGCGCACTCCGCGAG ACTTTGCCGAGCTCAACGCGCCGCCGATGATCAACTACGGGGTCGTCTATCCCCAGGCGATCCTCATGTTCGTCATCACGATGCTCTACAGCATCGTCCAACCCCTCATCGTCATATTCGGTGCTGTATACTTTGGCGTCGGGTATGTCGTGTACAAATACAAGCTCCTCTTTG TATTCTACAAACCCTACGAATCGCAAGGCCAAGCCTGGCCCATAACCTATATTCGCCTCATCTGGGGCCTAGTCATCTACCTCCTCTTCATGATTGGCATCTTCACCCTCCGCCACTCCTACATTCTATCCACGCTCCTCCTTCCCCTGCTCGCCTACACCCTCCTCTGCGGGTGGTACACTCACCGCCGGCTACGCCCACTGAGCAAATACGTTGCTCTTAGCGAGGTGTTTGAGGTGCAGCGCGGCGAAGAGGGCGCGGAGGTGCAGAGGCTGAGAGAGGGGCATCCTGTCACGTGGAGTCAGAGCCATTTGAATAGGAGGAGGTATGCGCAGAACGATGATACGCTCTATGTGGCGCCAGAGGATGAGAGGACGGATTAT TCTCAGCCCCCAATGGCGAATTGGTATAGTGGTGTCCTCAA CACCGGAAAAAGACGGTACGGCCACCCCGCGCTAAACGGCGTTCTCCCCGAACCCTGGCTCCCGCTTAAAAAGGGCCAGGCGCTCGTCAACAGtgcgcaccaccaccaccgcggGGAGCACCAGCAGGCGGGAGGAGGGGACCAGGCAGTGGTGCTTACGCTGCGCAAGAGGTACAGCGTGAGTGGACGGTCAAGAAGGTTATCGCAGGAGGGTGCGGCTGCGGCtggtggtgtgggtgttggtgGAAATGCGAACGGAAATGGTGGTGCAGGAGGAATCCTCGCGGATCCAAGCGCGATGTTCGATCCATGGCAAGGcgccgcatccgcatccacCTCCTCTCACGCCGCTGGGCCATCGGGTCAACCGCAACAACGACCGCACTCCCACCCAACACCCCGCCGCGCGCACACACACCCACACGCGCTCAGCCACCGCCTAAGCTACGACCACGCATCCGGCGTCATCATGCTCCCCGACGACGGCGCGTGGCTCTCTGACCACTCGCACTCCtccgacgatgacgacgacgatgatagTGAGGTAGACTATGGCGTTCAAGGCGCACGTGCAAACGGGCTCGCGCTCTCGGAGTCAATGATCAGTGAAGGTGCTGAAAGcgaggcggcagcggcggcgaTGGAGGCGGGCGAGGGTGTGCCGCTGGGTTTGGGCGGTGTTGGTGGTTCTTCATCTACGTTTACATCTGCGTCTGCTTCTGCTGGTGCCGCTGCAGGCACGGGCGCTGGAGTAGGTACAGGCGCGAGCACAAGCGGTGGAGGTGCAGCGGGCGCAGGTACTGGAACAGGCACAGCGGGACCGGGAGCAGTAATGGGCATGGCGGGTCTCGGACAGAGTATTGGCCAGCGTCTTTCGCGGTATGGGACGTACTTTCATCATCCGGAGAGGCGGCGGACGGGCTCAATCGCTAATGTTAGTgccgctgccactgccaatgccaatgccgctgccgcctcgAGTGCGGGTGGGAGTGTGAAGCTGCCTGGGGCGTTTCCGACGCGGTGA
- a CDS encoding Myosin regulatory light chain cdc4 produces the protein MDVDPLADTVPPRYAIESDEEEDEFNPLHPNPSPPTPTQYDVKIVGDLQSGKPLEVASGDAGRYWARGAQLGEQIGAVYVDKVQIGLLFTPTWTSATVLISEPFARLPLPAMHPYAAAVLDALSPTSLAVLDTYPTPTYATDVRIPAHDAPVRYLTTDEGLSFSDEEAKPFEPPNLVAATSAAFLTSSSPSSSSSTPLTRTLILLPTPHIPPSPPRTLSASSSTSALSQDNDDDDVDWSTQLVNSAQRLLFRAIGKGEDGMREWVKPSNSKEDVTGGVKRRKGAEVGEGGINLHNIQYNEYKEAFALFDKRGTGAVPRETLGDLLRALGQNPTQAEVAEIVAAAPRDVDYKTFLTILNRPDGFKPAGTPEEFIRGFQVFDKEGNGFIGAGELRYVLTQLGEKMTDEEVDELLKGVQVGADGNVNYESFVRTILSQ, from the exons ATG GACGTCGATCCTCTAGCAGATACCGTGCCACCGCGCTACGCCATCGAgtcggatgaggaggaagacgagtTCAACCCCCTGCATCCAAATCCATCTCCACCTACCCCCACTCAATACGACGTCAAAATCGTCGGGGATTTACAGTCGGGAAAACCGCTGGAGGTTGCATCCGGCGACGCGGGACGCTACTGGGCTAGAGGCGCACAGCTGGGCGAGCAGATTGGCGCAGTGTACGTCGATAAAGTCCAG ATTGGGCTTCTGTTCACGCCTACATGGACAAGCGCGACAGTGCTGATCTCCGAACCGTTCGCACGGCTCCCTTTGCCCGCGATGCACCCGTACGCAGCGGCTGTCCTCGACGCGCTGTCCCCGACGAG CCTCGCGGTTCTGGACACGTACCCGACACCGACGTACGCAACGGATGTGCGCATTCCGGCGCACGACGCGCCTGTGAGATATTTGACCACGGATGAGGGGCTGAGTTTCTCT GATGAAGAGGCGAAACCGTTCGAGCCGCCGAATCTCGTAGCGGCCACATCTGCTGCGTTCCTtacttcctcttctccctcatcctcctcatcaacaCCGTTAACCCGCACACTCATCCTCTTACCCACACCACACATCCCCCCCTCTCCTCCCCGCACCCTCTCTGCCTCCTCATCTACCTCCGCACTTTCACAGGAcaatgatgacgacgatgtaGATTGGAGCACGCAACTCGTAAATTCTGCACAGCGTCTTTTGTTTAGAGCTATTGGTAAGGGAGAGGATGGGATGCGGGAGTGGGTGAAGCCTAGCAATAGCAAGGAGGATGTGACTGGTggagtgaagaggaggaagggggCAGAGGTTGGTGAGGGTGGGAT TAACCTTCATAACATTCAGTACAATG AATACAAAGAAGCCTTTGCCCTCTTCGACAAACGCGGCACCGGCGCCGTCCCACGCGAAACCCTCGGTGACCTCCTCCGCGCGCTCGGGCAGAACCCCACACAAGCAGAGGTAGCCGAGATCGTCGCGGCCGCACCCAGAGACGTGGATTACAAGACATTTTTGACGATTTTGAATCGACCGGATGGGTTCAAGCCTGCAGGCACACCTG AGGAATTTATCCGAGGCTTCCAGGTCTTTGATAAAGAAGGCAATGGATTCATCGGCGCGGGAGAGCTCCGCTATGTCCTAACTCAGCTCGGCGAGAAGATGACGGATGAGGAAGTCGATGAGCTGTTGAAGGGGGTGCAAGTTGGCGC AGATGGAAATGTCAACTACGAATCGTTCGTGCGCACGATTCTGAGCCAGTAG
- a CDS encoding Serine/threonine-protein kinase YPK1 has translation MSWKLGAKKPKDGNGVISRSVTPIPSRPTTPKPPYGSDQFRSGMLTIRIFSGRGLSLAPGVQIPEVIQHALETTPTTRKSTSNRESMQRKRCWWLPYVVLEFDKNEILIDAMGGDLSNPVWNYRADFDVSRTSNISVSSYLRAASAVQGHDDMGNDHLMGRVDLTPMLDGHHASDQWYTATAGSGSFHLKIDFRPVRGEPLTIEAFDLLKVIGKGSFGKVMQVRKKDTQRIYALKTIRKAHIAQRPGEITHILAERTVLALVNNPFIVPLKFSFQTPDKLYLGMSFVNGGELFYHLQREGKFDQDRSRFYAAELLCALEHLHGFNVVYRDLKPENILLDYTGHIALCDFGLCKLNMSETEKTNTFCGTPEYIAPELLESQGYTKTVDWWTLGVLLYEMMTGLPPFYDEDVNTMYQRILSDPLNFPPDMPAEARSVMTGLLQRDPARRLGANGGEEIKRHPFFAKYIDWNRLLAKKIQPPFKPSVESVLDVANFDPDFTNEEAQDSVVTDSALSETVQDQFRGFTYNPANEHLSESVSYPAM, from the exons ATGTCCTGGAAACTAGGTGCCAAAA AGCCCAAGGATGGGAACGGCGTCATCTCGCGATCCGTTACCCCAATCCCCTCAAGACCAACGACCCCCAAACCCCCCTATGGGTCCGACCAGTTTCGTTCTGGGATGCTCACCATCCGCATATTCTCTG GTCGCGGTTTGTCGCTAGCTCCAGGTGTCCAGATTCCTGAAGTGATTCAACATGCGCTCGAGACAACCCCCACCACCCGCAAGTCGACCAGTAACCGCGAAAGTATGCAGCGCAAACGATGTTGGTGGCTGCCATACGTCGTTCTCGAGTTCGACAAGAACGAGATTCTCATTGATGCTATGGGAGGGGATTTGTCGAACCCAGTTTGGAACTATCGGGCAGACTT TGACGTCTCGCGTACATCGAACATATCAGTTTCATCTTATTTGCGGGCTGCCTCTGCTGTTCAAGGGCATGATGATATGGGAAATGATCATCTCATGGGCAGGGTGGATCTCACACCCATGCTTGATGGCCAT CATGCCTCTGATCAATGGTACACTGCGACCGCCGGGTCTGGTTCATTCCACCTCAAGATCGACTTCCGCCCAGTCCGAGGGGAACCGTTGACTATTGAAGCATTTGATCTTCTCAAAGTGATAGGAAAGGGTAGCTTTGGAAAGGTTATGCAAGTTCGAAAGAAAGATACTCAACGAATTTACGCTCTGAAGACGATAAGGAAGGCGCATATCGCCCAACGTCCCGGAGAAATCACACATATTCTGGCAGAGCGGACGGTCCTTGCGTTGGTCAACAATCCATTCATTGTACCTCTCAAGTTCTCTTTCCAGACCCCAGATAAACTGTACCTTGGGATGTCCTTTG TGAACGGCGGAGAATTGTTTTACCATCTTCAGCGCGAGGGCAAGTTCGACCAAGACCGCAGCCGTTTCTACGCCGCTGAACTCCTTTGTGCTCTGGAACATTTACACGGCTTCAACGTGGTTTATCG CGATCTCAAGCCCGAAAATATCTTGTTGGATTATACAGGCCATATTGCCCTGTGCGACTTCG GACTCTGCAAACTAAATATGTCGGAAACCGAGAAAACTAATA CGTTCTGTGGAACACCAGAGTACATTGCTCCGGAGTTGTTGGAGAGCCAAGGGTATACGAAGACCGTAGATTGGTGGACTCTTGGCGTACTTCTCTATGAAATGATg ACTGGACTGCCTCCTTTCTACGACGAAGATGTGAACACCATGTACCAGAGAATTCTCAGTGACCCCCTCAACTTCCCACCTGATATGCCAGCTGAGGCAAGAAGTGTAATGACGGGACTCCTTCAGAGAGATCCGGCCAGACGTCTTGGTGCAaatggaggagaagaaatcaaaaggCATCCGTTCTTTGCTAAATATATCGACTGGAACCG CCTTCTCGCCAAGAAGATACAACCACCGTTTAAACCGAGTGTT GAATCTGTCCTCGATGTTGCCAACTTCGATCCCGACTTCACCAATGAGGAAGCCCAGGATTCAGTCGTGACTGATTCAGCTCTGTCCGAAACTGTTCAGGATCAGTTCAGAGGCTTTACATATAACCCCGCCAACGAACACCTGAGCGAAAGCGTCAGCTATCCTGCTATGTAA
- a CDS encoding FAS-associated factor 2, with the protein MSGLSAKQEEAVAQLRELIGGADADADVATNVLRSVDWDVERAADFLFGNAGSAPEASASTSASGSSSSAARGGAPRMEEFDIDDSQQGEFENAHRAREHEHEHEPEYPPRQRNPPVPTAPNTFARPLLTLLTFPLHVLSSMFKFIFTILRIPVPQFRFMGMNLGLNLSLGGYRPLHSRGGAPGTSGPERWLRALEEETGAVAVSRRVQAKGSSTATADPGAGSSTLTSRAAAGSSTGANGIWEDGRKYLPDFTISTYEDFLRRCQNETKIGCIVLVSEEHDDVPEFKRSTLTDPAFVKALYDNDMLVWGGDVRDHEAWSASQKLQATTYPFVAFVALQPRRTAGVSSFTTTASSSTSTNPSTNPPTLTVLSRHQGPSLPHTSTPLAPAGPTAAHTLTHHITAQLLPRVTPYIAQLRAHAQSLVRERELRAEQDAAFARAARADKERIERRVREEKEREDEARRRAETERREVERQKREKEERVRKEEERMVWRRWARRVLVTGTGTDKTNDAGEKPLRVAIRLPSGARVVHTFPSSSSSTLTSLYALVDSHLIPPTHPASEDPSPPISMATSKESFTTLLESHIVQEQESALPSDKGPAAGFWPFLIVGAYPRAEIPWAPHTPLSAVEALRGGGQVVVELLRSPSEKTRSGSGTPRSSLNGERGTVQGNGSAGAQVDDDDDDGYATEESE; encoded by the exons ATGTCTGGCCTTTCAGCAAAACAGGAAGAGGCAGTCGCGCAGCTCAGGGAGCTCATCGGCGGAGCGGACGCGGATGCGGACGTCGCGACCAACGTGCTTCGTAGCGTCGACTGGGACGTCGAG CGCGCGGCGGATTTTCTGTTCGGGAATGCAGGGAGTGCACCTGAGGCGTCTGCGTCGACATCGGCGTCGGGCTCGTCCTCTTCGGCGGCGAGGGGTGGAGCGCCGCGCATGGAGGAGTTTGATATTGACGATTCGCAACAGGGCGAGTTCGAGAATGCGCACCGTGCCCGTGAACAtgagcacgagcacgagccTGAATACCCCCCACGACAAAGG AACCCACCGGTCCCGACAGCCCCAAACACCTTCGCCCGGCCCCTCTTGACGCTGCTCACCTTCCCGCTACACGTCCTCTCGAGCATGTTCAAGTTCATCTTCACGATTCTGCGCATCCCCGTACCGCAGTTCCGCTTCATGGGGATGAACCTTGGGCTTAACCTCTCGCTCGGCGGGTACCGTCCGCTGCACTCGCGCGGGGGCGCACCGGGGACGAGCGGCCCCGAGCGCTGGCTGCGCGCGTTGGAGGAAGAGACGGGCGCGGTGGCCGTCAGTCGGCGGGTACAGGCGAAGGGATCCTCGACGGCTACAGCGGACCCGGGTGCGGGGTCGTCGACGCTGACGTCCCGTGCAGCGGCTGGGTCGAGTACGGGCGCTAATGGGATCTGGGAAGATGGAAGGAAGTATCTCCCCGATTTTACGATTTCTACGTACGAAGATTTTCTGCGCCGGTGCCAGAACGAGACCAAGATTGGGTGCATTGTCCTCGTGAGCGAGGAGCACGACGACGTGCCCGAATTCAAGCG ATCTACGCTGACGGACCCAGCGTTCGTCAAGGCTCTATACGACAACGATATGCTCGTGTGGGGCGGAGACGTGCGCGACCATGAGGCCTGGTCCG CATCCCAAAAGCTACAAGCAACAACCTACCCCTTCGTCGCCTTCGTCGCCCTCCAACCACGGCGCACTGCCGGCGTCTCCTCTTTCACTACTACCGCCTCCTCATCTACATCTACAAACCCCTCTACAAACCCACCTACACTCACCGTGCTCTCGCGACACCAAGGCCCGTCCCTGCCGCACACATCCACGCCGCTCGCCCCCGCTGGACCCACCGCTGCACACACACTCACCCATCACATCACGGCGCAGCTCCTCCCGCGCGTCACACCGTACATCGCTCAGCTCCGCGCGCACGCGCAGTCGCTCGTACGCGAGCGGGAGCTGAGGGCCGAGCAGGATGCGGCGTTCGCACGCGCCGCGCGGGCAGACAAGGAGCGTATTGAGAGGCGGGTgagggaggagaaagagagggaGGATGAGGCGCGGCGGCGTGCGGAGACGGAGCGGCGGGAGGTCGAGCGGCagaagagggagaaagaagagagggtgagaaaagaggaggagaggatgGTATGGCGGCGCTGGGCGCGGAGGGTGCTCGTCACTGGGACGGGCACCGACAAGACGAATGATGCAGGGGAGAAGCCGTTGCGCGTTGCGATCCGCTTGCCGAGCGGTGCGCGCGTTGTGCACACTttcccctcttcctcctcatcgacaCTCACATCCCTCTACGCACTCGTCGACTCGCACCTCATTCCCCCCACGCATCCCGCGTCCGAAGACCCCTCTCCACCCATCTCAATGGCCACATCAAAAGAATCCTTCACCACACTCCTTGAATCACACATCGTCCAAGAGCAGGAATCCGCCTTACCAAGCGACAAAGGACCAGCTGCAGGATTCTGGCCATTCCTCATCGTGGGCGCATACCCACGAGCTGAGATCCCCTGGGCACCGCACACACCGCTGAGCGCCGTCGAAGCGCTCAGAGGCGGTGGACAGGTCGTCGTTGAGCTGCTGCGGTCGCCGTCGGAGAAGACGAGGTCGGGGTCTGGGACACCGCGGTCGTCACTGAACGGCGAGCGGGGCACTGtgcagggaaatggaagtgCAGGTGCGCaggttgatgatgatgatgatgacggaTACGCGACGGAGGAAAGCGAGTAG